From Carassius auratus strain Wakin chromosome 1, ASM336829v1, whole genome shotgun sequence, the proteins below share one genomic window:
- the LOC113053257 gene encoding glucagon receptor-like: MSVCLLLVLFTLTSNTQVSSGKSLKLLQEQWRTYTNECIQSFISTAPAAGPVCNRTFDQYMCWPDGSPGTTVNVSCPWYLPWYRKVHQGLVYRVCGADGRWAHGKNTSECEQDDPGQKQYGQILRKFRLMYTMGYSLSLAALTLALAILLTFRKLHCMRNNIHMNLFGSFILRAVSILVKDALLDQMSSAHLQGPRWAGAQKVSGCRVAMVMMQYSVMANNCWLLVEGLYLHSLLVTTVFSERNYFYIYLCIGWGAPLIFVLPWMTVKYLYENEECWERNMNMGYWWIIRSPILFAYLINFIIFIRIIKILMSKLKAHQMRYTDYKFRLAKSTLTLIPLLGIHAILFTFVIDESVPKESLLRLIRLFYDLLFSSFQGLLVAILYCFINKEIQSEMLKKWKRWKLGKDIEEEYRHTYSQTAHAKCCSMVPALTQEGPETPEPQNSATASGESQRLVKSLQNGVSQNKDRVRLQLTNKPQEGTSNCSSLMEDICLVECPLNSECSAVVTETNV, encoded by the exons ATGTCCGTCTGTCTGCTGCTGGTCCTCTTCACACTGACCTCAAACACTCAG GTGTCTTCTGGGAAGTCTCTGAAGCTGCTGCAGGAACAATGGAGGACGTACACAAATGAGTGCATCCAGAGCTTCATCAGCACCGCGCCGGCCGCAG ggccgGTGTGTAACAGGACGTTTGATCAGTACATGTGTTGGCCCGATGGATCGCCGGGCACCACGGTTAATGTGTCCTGCCCCTGGTACCTGCCCTGGTACCGGAAAG TTCATCAGGGGCTGGTTTACCGTGTGTGCGGCGCTGACGGCAGATGGGCTCATGGGAAGAACACCAGCGAGTGTGAGCAGGACGACCCAGGACAG AAGCAGTACGGTCAGATCCTCAGGAAGTTCAGGCTCATGTACACGATGGGATACTCTCTGTCTCTGGCAGCACTGACTCTGGCGCTGGCCATCCTCCTCACCTTCAG GAAGCTGCACTGCATGAGGAACAATATCCACATGAATCTGTTCGGCTCCTTCATCCTGCGCGCCGTCTCCATCCTCGTCAAAGACGCGCTGCTGGATCAGATGAGCAGCGCTCACCTCCAGGGGCCGCGCTGGGCCGGCGCTCAG AAGGTGAGTGGCTGCCGTGTTGCCATGGTGATGATGCAGTACAGCGTCATGGCTAACAACTGCTGGCTGCTGGTGGAGGGTCTGTATCTGCACAGTCTGCTGGTCACCACCGTCTTCTCCGAGAGGAACTACTTCTACATTTACCTCTGCATCGGCTGGG GTGCGCCGCTCATATTTGTGCTGCCCTGGATGACAGTCAAGTACCTGTATGAAAATGAAGA ATGCTGGGAAAGGAATATGAACATGGGCTACTGGTGGATCATCCGTTCTCCCATCCTGTTTGCGTATCTG ATTAATTTCATCATATTCATTCGTATAATAAAGATTCTGATGTCCAAGCTGAAGGCGCATCAGATGAGATACACAGACTACAAGTTCAG GCTGGCCAAGTCCACgctcacgctgattcctctgCTGGGAATTCACGCCATCCTCTTCACCTTCGTCATCGATGAGTCCGTGCCGAAGGAGTCTCTTCTGAGGCTGATCCGCCTCTTCTACGACCTCCTGTTCAGCTCCTTCCAG GGTCTGCTCGTGGCCATCCTGTACTGCTTCATCAACAAAGAG ATCCAAAGCGAGATGCTGAAGAAGTGGAAAAGGTGGAAACTAGGCAAAGACATTGAGGAAGAGTACCGTCACACCTACAGCCAGACGGCTCACGCCAAATGTTGCAGCATGGTCCCAGCTCTGACCCAGGAAGGTCCTGAAACCCCAGAACCCCAGAACTCTGCCACAGCCTCGGGAGAGTCCCAGCGTCTAGTGAAGAGTCTTCAGAACGGAGTGAGCCAGAACAAGGATCGTGTGAGGCTGCAATTGACCAACAAACCACAGGAGGGCACCAGCAACTGCAGCTCTCTGATGGAAGACATTTGTCTGGTAGAGTGTCCCCTCAACAGTGAGTGCTCAGCGGTGGTGACAGAAACCAACGTTTAA